A genome region from Myroides fluvii includes the following:
- a CDS encoding HesA/MoeB/ThiF family protein has product MLEIHDFLRYSRPMNLAEVGTTGQLKIKEARVLVVGAGGLGSPILTYLATSGVGYLGVVDYDQVELHNLHRQILYTENDLGQYKVDVAAKRITQLNPHINFQVYREKVTKETVESLFSSYDYIVDGTDNFVTRYLVNDACVQLNKTLIYGTLLGYQGQLAVFNHQKSKNLRDIFPEAPDPRDIPNCSLHGVLGTFPGIIGLMMAQETLKVILGVHPLRNQLLLIDTLNWKIQTLAF; this is encoded by the coding sequence ATGTTGGAGATACACGATTTTTTGCGCTATAGTCGCCCGATGAATCTAGCTGAAGTTGGAACAACTGGACAACTAAAAATAAAAGAAGCGCGGGTATTAGTTGTTGGGGCGGGTGGATTGGGGTCTCCCATTCTCACCTATTTAGCAACCTCTGGAGTGGGATATTTAGGTGTGGTTGACTATGATCAGGTAGAGCTACACAACTTACATCGTCAGATTCTCTATACAGAAAACGATCTTGGACAGTACAAAGTAGATGTTGCGGCCAAGCGCATTACGCAGCTCAATCCGCATATTAATTTTCAGGTTTACCGAGAAAAGGTAACCAAGGAGACTGTTGAATCACTATTCTCCTCTTATGATTATATTGTGGATGGTACGGATAATTTTGTTACACGTTATTTAGTCAATGATGCCTGTGTACAGCTAAACAAAACTTTAATCTATGGAACCCTTTTAGGATATCAGGGCCAACTAGCTGTATTCAACCATCAAAAATCAAAAAATCTACGGGATATCTTTCCTGAGGCACCCGATCCTAGAGATATTCCCAATTGCAGCTTACATGGAGTATTGGGAACCTTTCCGGGTATTATTGGCTTAATGATGGCTCAAGAAACACTCAAAGTCATTTTAGGTGTTCATCCGTTGCGCAATCAGTTGCTGTTGATTGATACCTTAAATTGGAAGATTCAGACGTTAGCTTTTTAA
- a CDS encoding flavin reductase family protein: MKTINPKDISTVELQGFLQGSVGPRPIALASTVDADGKPNLSPFSFFNLFSANPPILVFSPSRRVRDNTCKHTLFNVQATMQVVINVVNYDMVQQTSLSSTEYKDGVNEFVKAGFTMIESEEVRPFRVKESPVQFECIVQEVIGLGTEGGAGNLVICEVVKMHIDEAILNDKGGIDQHKIDLVSRMGGNWYSRANKGLFEVEKPLTTLGLGVDIIPQDAIDSLVFSGNDLGILGNVEHLPTEQEIQAFLEANPQANEIVQSGDLEKKFRQAKKYLEENNVPLAWNMILAK, encoded by the coding sequence ATGAAAACAATAAACCCAAAAGACATTTCGACTGTTGAATTACAAGGTTTTTTACAAGGGTCAGTAGGTCCAAGGCCTATTGCGTTAGCCAGTACAGTTGATGCTGATGGAAAACCAAATTTATCCCCGTTTAGCTTTTTTAACTTATTTAGTGCTAATCCGCCCATCTTAGTGTTTTCACCTTCAAGACGCGTTCGAGATAACACATGTAAACATACGTTGTTCAATGTTCAAGCAACGATGCAAGTGGTGATTAATGTGGTAAATTATGATATGGTTCAACAAACCTCACTATCGAGTACAGAGTACAAAGATGGGGTGAATGAGTTTGTAAAGGCTGGTTTTACAATGATTGAATCGGAAGAAGTTCGCCCATTCCGCGTAAAAGAAAGTCCAGTTCAGTTTGAGTGTATTGTTCAAGAAGTAATAGGATTGGGAACAGAAGGCGGTGCAGGAAATTTAGTCATCTGCGAGGTGGTAAAAATGCACATTGATGAGGCTATTTTGAATGATAAAGGAGGCATTGATCAGCATAAAATTGATTTGGTTTCTCGTATGGGAGGCAATTGGTACAGTCGTGCGAATAAAGGACTGTTTGAAGTGGAAAAACCTTTGACAACCTTAGGACTAGGTGTTGATATTATTCCACAAGACGCAATTGACAGTTTAGTGTTTTCAGGAAATGATTTGGGAATCCTTGGAAACGTGGAGCACTTGCCAACAGAGCAAGAAATTCAGGCGTTTTTAGAAGCAAATCCTCAAGCAAATGAAATCGTTCAATCGGGTGATTTAGAAAAGAAATTTAGACAGGCTAAAAAGTATTTAGAGGAAAATAATGTACCTTTGGCTTGGAATATGATTTTAGCAAAGTAA
- a CDS encoding DUF3127 domain-containing protein — translation MEVIGRIKVIGQPQDISSSFRKREVVVTTEEQYPQDILIEFTQDRVNLLDTYQVGEPVKVSINLRGREWTSPQGEVRYFNTIQGWRIERNMPAQGMGQPMGQPVQNQYMQQPNMGQPAQQAGGFNQNYQGNQGTQNQYAQQAPQAPQTPQFPPAPSFTEEDHDDLPF, via the coding sequence ATGGAAGTAATAGGAAGAATTAAGGTGATTGGGCAGCCACAAGATATTAGCTCAAGCTTCAGAAAAAGAGAAGTTGTGGTTACTACTGAAGAACAATATCCACAAGATATTTTAATTGAATTTACACAAGATAGAGTAAATTTACTGGATACTTATCAAGTAGGAGAACCAGTAAAAGTGTCGATTAATTTAAGAGGAAGAGAGTGGACATCTCCACAAGGTGAAGTGAGATATTTCAATACTATTCAAGGATGGAGAATTGAAAGAAATATGCCTGCACAAGGAATGGGCCAGCCAATGGGTCAACCCGTGCAGAATCAATATATGCAACAACCGAATATGGGGCAACCTGCACAGCAAGCTGGAGGATTTAACCAAAATTACCAAGGTAATCAAGGTACGCAAAACCAGTATGCACAGCAAGCACCACAGGCACCACAAACGCCACAATTCCCTCCAGCTCCGTCATTCACGGAAGAGGATCACGACGATTTACCATTTTAA
- the thiE gene encoding thiamine phosphate synthase, which produces MFNPIQYISQGDTPQEQLYHIESVLDGGQRWIQFRFKDTLTSIRWKTAEQVKILCDTYQATLIINDHVDLARAIDADGVHLGLQDTAIATARLALPNKIIGGTANTLLDVQQRIAASCDYIGLGPFRYTSTKKNLSPLLGFEGYKKLIEALTAEERKTPIVAIGGITLEDVAQLEQLGVSGIAISSLLHQGQHPQPIIQQLNTYFL; this is translated from the coding sequence ATGTTTAATCCAATTCAATACATCAGTCAAGGTGATACCCCTCAAGAGCAATTGTATCACATCGAATCCGTTTTAGATGGAGGTCAACGCTGGATTCAATTCCGATTTAAAGACACGCTAACATCCATTCGATGGAAAACCGCCGAGCAGGTTAAAATCCTTTGTGACACGTATCAGGCCACATTAATCATTAACGACCATGTCGATTTAGCCCGAGCTATTGATGCTGACGGCGTGCATCTCGGTCTTCAAGATACTGCAATAGCTACCGCTCGTCTAGCATTGCCAAATAAAATAATAGGCGGAACAGCGAATACACTCTTGGATGTCCAACAGCGAATAGCAGCATCCTGTGATTACATCGGATTAGGTCCTTTTCGCTATACATCAACCAAGAAAAATTTAAGTCCCCTTTTAGGCTTTGAGGGGTATAAAAAGTTAATAGAGGCCCTAACTGCTGAAGAAAGAAAAACACCTATCGTTGCTATTGGAGGCATTACATTAGAAGATGTCGCCCAATTAGAACAACTGGGGGTATCTGGTATAGCGATATCTAGTTTACTCCATCAAGGCCAACACCCTCAGCCTATCATACAACAACTAAACACCTACTTTTTATGA
- the aat gene encoding leucyl/phenylalanyl-tRNA--protein transferase, with translation MIAILDPNYLGFPPVDTAHESGILAIGGALTVDWLLLAYKHGVFPWFEDGEPITWWAPNPRMVVDPLSFKPSKSMRNILNRNVFQVTFNTQFETVITQCQQVKRQGQNGTWITDEMLDAYCQLHQLGYAHSVEVWQDGTLVGGLYGVDIGHGVFCGESMFSLVSNASKVAFHRLIQKLKDEGGRLLDCQVYNPHLALLGAVEIPRDIYMEYLHGKK, from the coding sequence ATGATTGCAATTTTAGATCCGAATTACTTAGGTTTTCCTCCAGTTGATACAGCACATGAATCGGGCATTTTAGCCATCGGAGGTGCTCTTACTGTTGATTGGTTGCTTTTAGCTTATAAACACGGTGTGTTTCCGTGGTTTGAAGATGGGGAACCAATTACTTGGTGGGCGCCTAACCCTAGAATGGTAGTTGATCCCCTGTCGTTTAAGCCCTCAAAAAGTATGCGAAATATTCTGAATCGAAACGTATTTCAGGTAACTTTCAATACCCAATTTGAGACGGTAATTACACAGTGTCAACAGGTAAAAAGACAAGGACAAAACGGTACGTGGATTACCGATGAAATGTTAGATGCGTATTGTCAATTGCATCAATTGGGTTATGCTCATTCTGTGGAGGTATGGCAAGATGGTACACTCGTCGGTGGTTTATATGGTGTTGATATAGGACATGGTGTTTTCTGTGGTGAGAGTATGTTTTCTTTGGTGTCCAATGCCAGTAAAGTAGCCTTTCACCGGTTGATACAAAAGCTCAAAGATGAAGGTGGTCGATTGTTAGACTGTCAAGTGTATAATCCCCATTTAGCATTACTAGGCGCTGTGGAAATTCCCCGGGATATTTATATGGAGTATTTACACGGTAAAAAATAA
- the thiS gene encoding sulfur carrier protein ThiS yields MELHINNQKFHFEQTQISIEALLNLHGTTQQKGIAVAVNATVISKSDWSTYLLSEADDILIITATQGG; encoded by the coding sequence ATGGAACTACACATCAACAATCAGAAATTTCACTTTGAACAGACGCAAATTAGCATCGAGGCTTTGCTCAATTTACACGGCACAACCCAACAAAAAGGCATTGCTGTTGCGGTGAACGCTACGGTTATTTCCAAATCGGATTGGAGTACCTATCTCTTATCCGAGGCAGATGATATTTTAATTATCACAGCTACCCAAGGCGGTTGA
- a CDS encoding sensor histidine kinase, which translates to MKIQREIIRWTLIATAFVVLLLILWNTYSFFQTYKEEERIKMEIWSTASNTLNEANPHDTNLELPLLILTNNTTIPIIQTNERDSILAMVNVPPHVLQSETEAALFLRKLKNENTPIEVEVGKQKQYLYYGNSSLLLKLKYYPLALILIFIFFTVLIIIFYRSNKIAVQNRLWTGMAKETAHQIGTPLSSLLGWIELMKLEEINPAIIEEIEKDVKRLQTIADRFSKIGSKPKLAPVDIVAETYKTYLYFQQRSSKHIAFEFIAPERDLQVLLNPELHSWTIENLIKNAIDATKGKGQIELVISETDQFVHLFITDTGSGIPKNKFEKIFEPGYTSKKRGWGLGLSLSRRIVEEYQNGKIRVHHSEIGKGTTFVITYKMV; encoded by the coding sequence TTGAAAATACAAAGAGAGATTATTCGTTGGACCCTCATTGCTACAGCTTTTGTTGTTTTACTCCTTATTCTTTGGAATACATATTCCTTTTTTCAAACTTACAAAGAAGAAGAGCGCATCAAAATGGAAATTTGGTCCACGGCATCCAATACGTTGAATGAAGCAAATCCTCACGATACTAATCTTGAACTCCCTTTGTTAATTCTCACCAATAACACAACCATTCCTATCATTCAAACGAATGAACGCGATAGCATTTTAGCCATGGTCAACGTTCCTCCTCATGTACTACAAAGTGAAACAGAGGCTGCTTTATTTTTGCGCAAACTCAAAAATGAAAATACGCCTATTGAAGTAGAAGTAGGTAAGCAAAAGCAATATTTGTATTACGGCAATTCTTCTCTATTGCTAAAGTTAAAATACTATCCCTTGGCTTTAATTTTGATTTTTATCTTTTTTACGGTGTTAATCATTATTTTTTACCGCAGTAATAAGATTGCCGTTCAAAATCGATTATGGACGGGTATGGCTAAGGAAACCGCCCATCAAATTGGCACACCTTTATCCTCCTTGTTGGGTTGGATTGAATTAATGAAATTGGAGGAGATAAACCCTGCGATTATTGAAGAAATAGAAAAAGACGTCAAGCGATTGCAGACCATTGCGGATCGCTTCTCTAAAATTGGATCCAAACCAAAATTAGCCCCTGTAGACATCGTTGCAGAAACCTACAAAACCTATCTGTATTTTCAACAACGCTCGTCTAAACATATTGCGTTTGAATTTATAGCACCTGAACGTGATCTTCAGGTTTTACTCAATCCTGAATTACATAGCTGGACCATTGAAAATTTAATTAAAAACGCCATTGACGCCACAAAGGGGAAAGGACAAATAGAACTCGTTATCTCAGAAACGGATCAGTTTGTTCATCTTTTTATCACCGATACGGGAAGTGGAATTCCCAAAAATAAATTTGAAAAAATATTTGAACCGGGATACACCTCAAAGAAACGCGGATGGGGCTTGGGCTTATCGCTCTCACGTCGAATTGTAGAGGAATACCAAAATGGAAAGATTAGGGTGCATCACTCCGAAATAGGCAAGGGAACTACTTTTGTGATTACATATAAAATGGTTTAA
- the thiC gene encoding phosphomethylpyrimidine synthase ThiC has translation MEQHEKISQTPFPNSKKIYVEGKLFPIRVAMREITLHDTKLSKGETEKNPPVTVYDTSGAYTDEQIDINIKKGLPRLRESWILDRQDVEILENLTSLYGQKRAEDPTLDHLRFEFTHKPKVAKTGKNVTQLYYAKQGIITPEMEYVAIRENQRLEQLDTVSPALKQQHPGNSFGANTPKNYITPEFVRDEIASGRAIIPNNINHPESEPMIIGRNFLVKINANIGNSAVTSTIEEEVEKAVWACRWGADTIMDLSTGKNIHETREWIIRNSPVPIGTVPIYQALEKVKGVAEELTWEIFRDTLIEQAEQGVSYFTIHAGVLLRYIHLTAQRVTGIVSRGGSIMAKWCLFHHQENFLYTHFEEICEIMKKYDIAFSLGDGLRPGSIADANDAAQFAELETLGELTKIAWKHDVQVMIEGPGHVPMHLIKENMEKQLRDCGEAPFYTLGPLTTDIAPGYDHITSAIGAAMIGWYGTAMLCYVTPKEHLGLPNKKDVKDGVITYKLAAHAADLAKGHPGAQYRDNALSKARFEFRWEDQFNLSLDPDTAREFHDETLPADAAKVAHFCSMCGPKFCSMKISQEIRDTAAQGMKDMSAEFIKTGKEIYL, from the coding sequence ATGGAACAACACGAAAAAATTTCCCAAACCCCTTTTCCCAACTCCAAGAAGATTTACGTAGAGGGCAAGCTATTTCCTATTCGCGTAGCCATGCGCGAAATCACCTTACACGACACGAAGCTCAGCAAAGGTGAAACAGAAAAAAACCCACCTGTAACGGTTTATGACACCTCAGGTGCCTATACAGATGAGCAAATCGACATCAACATCAAAAAGGGATTGCCTCGTTTGAGAGAATCTTGGATTTTAGATCGACAAGATGTAGAGATATTAGAGAACCTCACCTCACTTTACGGACAAAAAAGAGCGGAAGATCCTACTTTAGATCATTTGCGTTTTGAATTTACCCATAAACCTAAAGTAGCAAAAACAGGAAAGAATGTAACCCAGCTATACTATGCGAAGCAAGGGATTATTACTCCTGAAATGGAGTATGTAGCAATTCGAGAAAATCAACGCTTGGAGCAACTAGATACCGTTTCTCCAGCACTGAAACAGCAACATCCAGGAAATAGTTTTGGCGCCAATACGCCAAAAAACTATATTACTCCTGAGTTTGTGCGCGATGAAATTGCTTCAGGGCGAGCCATTATTCCCAATAACATCAATCACCCGGAGAGTGAACCTATGATTATTGGACGCAATTTCCTAGTTAAAATCAATGCTAACATTGGAAATAGCGCTGTTACCTCAACCATTGAAGAAGAAGTAGAAAAAGCGGTTTGGGCGTGCCGATGGGGAGCAGATACCATTATGGATTTGTCAACAGGGAAAAACATACACGAAACCCGCGAATGGATTATTCGCAATTCACCCGTCCCGATTGGAACCGTTCCCATCTACCAAGCGTTGGAAAAAGTAAAAGGAGTTGCCGAAGAGTTGACCTGGGAAATTTTCAGGGACACGTTAATCGAACAGGCCGAGCAAGGGGTATCGTATTTCACGATTCACGCCGGCGTACTCTTGCGCTATATCCACTTAACCGCTCAGCGCGTAACGGGTATTGTTTCTCGAGGGGGATCCATCATGGCCAAATGGTGTTTATTTCACCATCAAGAGAACTTTTTATATACGCATTTTGAGGAAATCTGTGAAATTATGAAAAAGTACGATATTGCTTTTTCACTAGGGGATGGATTGAGACCAGGTTCTATTGCAGATGCCAATGATGCGGCTCAATTTGCAGAACTAGAAACTCTCGGTGAATTGACCAAAATAGCGTGGAAACACGATGTTCAGGTGATGATTGAAGGGCCTGGGCATGTACCGATGCACCTGATTAAAGAGAATATGGAAAAGCAACTGCGCGATTGTGGAGAAGCGCCTTTTTATACCTTAGGCCCTCTAACTACAGACATTGCACCAGGATACGACCACATTACCTCAGCTATTGGCGCAGCGATGATTGGATGGTATGGAACGGCCATGCTGTGTTATGTAACGCCAAAAGAACACTTGGGTTTACCCAATAAAAAAGACGTGAAAGACGGGGTGATTACCTACAAGCTAGCAGCGCATGCCGCGGATTTGGCCAAAGGTCATCCAGGTGCACAATACCGAGATAATGCCTTGAGTAAAGCTCGTTTTGAATTCCGTTGGGAAGATCAATTCAATCTATCCTTAGATCCTGATACAGCGCGAGAATTTCACGATGAGACTTTACCTGCAGATGCCGCTAAAGTAGCACACTTCTGCTCCATGTGTGGTCCAAAATTCTGTTCAATGAAAATTTCTCAAGAGATTCGAGATACTGCGGCGCAGGGAATGAAAGACATGTCAGCCGAATTTATCAAAACAGGAAAAGAAATTTACTTGTAA
- a CDS encoding hydroxymethylpyrimidine/phosphomethylpyrimidine kinase — protein MLQTRPFALSIAGFDPSGGAGILADIKTFESHQVYGLGILSANTIQTEDTFEAIRWEKRHCVLQQLKALLERYKPKVIKIGIVESGEELLHYLPVIKQYCPRAFIVWDPVLRSSTHFDFTTKIDSQTLESILNQIDLITPNYLEMDQLISTADTPQEKAQSLRSSCAVLLKGGHHPKTKAVDQLFMSDEIHSFYPQCVYPITKHGTGCVLSSAIASHIALGDPLYLAVRKAKKYVEKLLESNSTLLAYHV, from the coding sequence ATGTTACAAACAAGACCTTTTGCTCTTTCCATAGCTGGATTTGATCCCTCTGGGGGAGCTGGTATACTCGCCGATATAAAAACCTTTGAAAGTCATCAAGTCTATGGCTTAGGTATTCTTAGTGCGAATACCATTCAAACAGAAGATACATTTGAAGCGATTCGTTGGGAGAAACGCCATTGCGTTCTCCAACAACTTAAAGCACTTTTGGAACGATACAAACCAAAAGTAATCAAAATTGGTATTGTGGAATCAGGCGAAGAGCTCTTACACTACCTCCCTGTCATTAAACAATATTGCCCTCGTGCTTTTATTGTTTGGGATCCTGTTTTGCGCTCGAGCACTCATTTTGATTTTACTACGAAGATTGACAGTCAGACACTAGAGTCAATACTCAACCAAATTGATTTAATTACTCCAAATTATTTGGAAATGGATCAATTGATTAGTACAGCGGATACTCCTCAAGAAAAGGCTCAATCGCTTCGTTCTTCTTGCGCGGTTTTACTCAAAGGTGGACATCACCCAAAAACTAAAGCCGTTGACCAATTGTTTATGTCAGATGAAATCCATTCGTTTTATCCTCAATGTGTGTATCCCATCACGAAACACGGCACAGGTTGTGTGTTATCCTCAGCTATTGCCAGTCATATTGCTTTGGGAGATCCTTTATACCTAGCCGTGCGAAAAGCAAAGAAATACGTCGAAAAACTATTGGAATCCAATTCAACTTTACTTGCATATCATGTTTAA
- a CDS encoding thiamine phosphate synthase has translation MVVITPAYHSQELSLANEMLERGLPLLHIRKPHFTFDALQRWVQNISYQHSNRLVIHIPPSVMNNNGQVFQQYIELINSLKAQFAHLSTTNCSFVNNCPLKMPYLSTSVHNLTECEKLSTSHQRVFLSPIFSSISKKDYHPTIDWSAFLQEWNYPWIKTVALGGITPNHLPAIRSMGFTDFALLGALWQAEEPLKIFDLCYKQDLLLFP, from the coding sequence ATGGTCGTGATAACCCCAGCATATCATTCACAAGAGTTAAGCCTCGCCAATGAGATGTTGGAAAGAGGCTTACCTCTTTTGCATATTCGAAAGCCACATTTCACTTTTGACGCGCTTCAGAGATGGGTACAAAATATAAGTTATCAACATAGCAATCGGTTGGTTATTCACATTCCTCCATCAGTTATGAACAATAATGGACAAGTTTTCCAACAATACATCGAACTTATCAACAGCTTAAAGGCACAATTCGCCCACTTATCAACAACTAATTGTTCATTTGTTAATAACTGTCCGCTAAAGATGCCCTATTTGTCAACAAGTGTTCATAACCTCACCGAATGCGAGAAGTTATCAACAAGCCATCAACGCGTTTTTCTCAGCCCTATTTTTAGCAGCATCTCAAAAAAAGACTACCATCCCACAATAGATTGGTCCGCCTTTTTACAGGAGTGGAACTACCCTTGGATAAAAACAGTAGCCTTAGGGGGTATTACCCCCAATCATCTTCCTGCGATTCGCTCCATGGGTTTTACTGATTTTGCACTTCTTGGCGCGCTTTGGCAAGCGGAAGAACCGTTAAAAATTTTTGATTTATGTTACAAACAAGACCTTTTGCTCTTTCCATAG
- the thiH gene encoding 2-iminoacetate synthase ThiH, translating to MTFYDIYTTYDWQTIQKQISETTSYQVMQSLRKPKRDLSDFIHLISPAARPFLEQMAQLSQQLTHKRFGKTIQLYTPMYLSNECHNICTYCGFSIDNKIPRKTLTPIEIEREIHLLKSQGYDHILLVTGEANHTVNLQYFEQAIKQIRPSFSTISIEVQPLEQDEYEVLAQLGVYAVLVYQETYHEAVYKQYHPKGKKSNFRYRLETPDRIGQAGIHKIGLGVLLGLEDWRVDSFFTALHLDYLQKKYWKTKYSISFPRLRPAEGNVEPNFIMEDIDLLQLMFAYRIWNEDVELSISTRESELFRDHVIGLGVTAMSAGSKTNPGGYSVDQDSLAQFEICDNRSTATIYQLIQSKGYDPVWTDWNQSYANF from the coding sequence ATGACGTTTTACGATATCTATACAACATACGATTGGCAGACGATTCAGAAGCAAATAAGCGAAACAACATCCTATCAGGTGATGCAAAGCTTGCGCAAACCGAAACGAGATCTCTCTGATTTTATCCATCTGATTTCACCTGCAGCTCGTCCTTTCTTAGAACAAATGGCTCAACTCAGCCAACAATTGACACACAAGCGATTTGGCAAAACCATTCAGCTTTATACCCCTATGTATTTGAGCAATGAATGCCATAATATCTGCACCTATTGTGGCTTTAGTATTGACAACAAAATTCCCAGAAAAACATTAACGCCAATCGAAATTGAACGCGAAATTCACCTACTCAAAAGTCAAGGGTATGATCATATTTTACTAGTAACAGGAGAAGCCAATCACACGGTAAATCTTCAGTATTTTGAACAAGCGATTAAACAAATACGCCCTTCATTTTCGACGATATCCATCGAGGTACAACCTTTAGAACAAGATGAATACGAGGTTTTGGCCCAATTGGGGGTATATGCTGTTTTGGTGTATCAAGAAACCTATCACGAAGCCGTATATAAACAATATCATCCCAAAGGGAAAAAATCCAATTTCCGCTATCGCTTAGAAACACCTGATCGCATTGGACAAGCGGGTATACACAAAATAGGCTTGGGTGTATTACTCGGGCTAGAAGATTGGCGTGTCGATAGTTTTTTCACCGCTTTGCATCTCGATTACCTTCAGAAGAAGTACTGGAAGACCAAATATTCGATTTCCTTTCCTCGATTGCGCCCTGCTGAAGGAAATGTAGAGCCCAATTTCATCATGGAAGACATTGATTTACTCCAATTGATGTTTGCCTATCGCATTTGGAATGAAGATGTAGAGCTCTCTATTTCAACACGAGAAAGTGAACTATTTCGAGATCACGTCATTGGATTAGGAGTTACCGCTATGAGTGCGGGGTCTAAAACCAATCCAGGAGGGTATAGTGTTGATCAGGACTCGCTTGCCCAATTCGAGATTTGCGACAATCGATCAACAGCCACCATTTATCAACTGATTCAATCCAAAGGATATGATCCTGTATGGACCGATTGGAATCAGAGTTATGCTAATTTTTAA
- a CDS encoding thiazole synthase, with translation MKPLQLGDKTFHSRLFLGTGKYGSNAQMEAATLASGTEFITVALKRLDLKQENNALLAHLNHPHLHLLPNTSGARNAKEAILAAQLAREALETNWVKVEIHPDPKYLLPDPIETLIATEELAKQGFFVLPYIHADPVLCKRLEEVGTTAVMPLGSPIGTNKGLKTIDFLEIIIENSRVPVIVDAGIGAPSDAAKAMELGADAVLVNTAIAVAGDPVQMAKAFQQAVQAGRMAYEAQLGAIQNHAHASSPLTSFLYQ, from the coding sequence ATGAAACCACTACAACTTGGAGATAAAACCTTTCACTCTCGCCTATTCTTAGGTACAGGCAAATACGGATCCAATGCTCAAATGGAGGCTGCTACTTTAGCTAGTGGAACGGAATTCATAACGGTTGCCCTCAAGCGATTGGATTTAAAACAGGAAAACAATGCCCTACTTGCCCATTTGAATCACCCGCATTTGCATTTATTACCTAATACCTCAGGAGCAAGAAATGCTAAAGAAGCTATACTAGCAGCACAATTGGCGCGTGAAGCTTTAGAAACCAACTGGGTGAAAGTAGAAATTCATCCTGACCCGAAATATTTATTACCCGACCCCATAGAAACCTTAATAGCGACGGAGGAACTAGCGAAACAAGGTTTTTTTGTCTTGCCCTATATTCACGCAGATCCCGTATTGTGCAAGCGATTAGAGGAAGTTGGAACGACAGCTGTCATGCCCTTGGGTTCTCCAATAGGAACCAACAAGGGATTGAAAACAATCGACTTTTTGGAAATCATTATTGAAAACAGTCGTGTTCCTGTTATTGTTGATGCGGGTATTGGAGCTCCTTCTGATGCAGCAAAAGCCATGGAATTAGGTGCAGATGCCGTTTTAGTCAATACAGCTATTGCCGTTGCTGGAGATCCAGTTCAAATGGCCAAAGCCTTTCAACAAGCTGTACAAGCAGGGCGAATGGCTTATGAAGCTCAATTAGGTGCTATCCAAAATCACGCCCATGCATCCAGTCCTTTAACCTCTTTTTTGTATCAATAG